From a single Alphaproteobacteria bacterium genomic region:
- the radC gene encoding DNA repair protein RadC, with translation MLDSRDLNSVQGHRQRLKQRFLSGGLKAVADYELLELLLFYANPRKDMKPLAKKLINHFGNFSKIFSASIDDLKKIDGIGEHTLILLKAIQATALLATKQEIIKKPVFQSLPQLLDYCHLAMAHENKEQLRLFFLNNVNELISEEVQQTGTVDHTAVYPREIAKRALELNATGLIMVHNHPSGLLKPSKDDINITKEVKFILEKLNIILHDHLIITNKGHVSFAQLELLN, from the coding sequence ATGCTCGATTCTCGTGATCTAAATTCTGTTCAAGGACATCGCCAAAGATTAAAACAACGATTTTTATCAGGTGGGTTAAAAGCCGTCGCAGATTATGAGTTACTTGAATTATTACTATTTTATGCAAACCCCCGTAAAGATATGAAACCTTTAGCTAAAAAGCTCATTAACCATTTTGGCAATTTTTCTAAGATATTTTCAGCATCAATTGATGATTTAAAAAAAATTGATGGGATTGGTGAACACACTTTAATTCTTTTAAAAGCAATTCAAGCCACAGCTTTATTAGCTACAAAACAAGAAATAATCAAAAAACCTGTTTTTCAATCATTACCCCAATTACTTGATTATTGTCATTTAGCCATGGCCCATGAAAATAAAGAACAATTGCGTTTATTTTTTCTTAATAATGTTAATGAATTAATTAGTGAAGAAGTACAACAAACTGGTACAGTTGATCATACAGCTGTCTATCCACGAGAAATTGCTAAACGTGCTCTTGAATTAAATGCTACTGGATTAATTATGGTTCATAATCATCCCTCTGGTCTTTTAAAACCATCCAAAGACGATATTAATATTACAAAAGAAGTAAAATTTATTTTAGAAAAATTAAATATTATTCTTCATGATCATCTTATTATTACGAATAAGGGACATGTAAGTTTTGCTCAACTTGAATTATTAAATTAA